The following are encoded together in the Candidatus Neomarinimicrobiota bacterium genome:
- a CDS encoding PhoH family protein yields the protein MEKTIEMKGIDLGQLFGPADANLKLVEDAFASNILVRGNIIRIDGEEEEVAIIHEVFHEMGSTLNRKGSLTQGDVKTLINVTVAQNGHESEKLDLVVHYGRKGAISGRTEGQEEYINTVRKNDIVFSVGPAGTGKTYLAVAFAVAALDNREVDRIILCRPAVEAGENLGFLPGDLKEKVDPYLTPLYDALGDMMPASRLKPLLANNTIEIIPLAYMRGRTLNNAFMILDEAQNATTMQMKMFLTRLGVNSRAIITGDITQIDLPSKTKSGLLQVIDLLQGIDGIGFCKLDASDVVRHKLVRDIINAYDQKDQ from the coding sequence ATGGAAAAGACAATTGAAATGAAAGGCATTGATCTGGGCCAGCTTTTCGGTCCGGCTGATGCTAACCTAAAATTGGTGGAAGATGCTTTCGCCAGCAATATCCTTGTGCGGGGAAATATAATAAGAATTGATGGCGAAGAAGAAGAGGTCGCTATCATACATGAAGTATTTCATGAAATGGGATCAACCCTGAATCGAAAAGGGTCCCTCACTCAAGGAGATGTAAAAACGCTTATCAATGTGACAGTAGCACAAAATGGTCATGAATCAGAAAAGTTGGATTTAGTTGTCCATTATGGTCGCAAAGGCGCTATTTCCGGTCGGACTGAGGGTCAAGAAGAATACATTAATACTGTCAGGAAAAATGATATTGTCTTTTCTGTAGGCCCTGCTGGGACCGGAAAAACGTATCTGGCAGTGGCTTTCGCCGTGGCTGCTTTGGATAATCGTGAAGTGGATAGAATCATTCTTTGCCGACCGGCGGTAGAAGCGGGTGAAAACCTAGGATTCCTCCCGGGAGACCTTAAAGAGAAAGTGGATCCATATTTAACACCCCTTTATGATGCCTTGGGTGATATGATGCCGGCCTCACGGTTGAAACCGTTATTGGCTAACAATACGATTGAAATTATTCCCTTAGCCTATATGCGCGGTCGCACCCTCAATAATGCATTCATGATTTTGGATGAAGCCCAAAATGCCACCACCATGCAGATGAAAATGTTTCTCACCAGATTGGGCGTGAATTCTAGAGCCATTATTACGGGAGATATCACCCAGATTGATTTACCTTCAAAAACGAAATCGGGTCTTCTTCAAGTCATTGATCTATTGCAGGGAATCGACGGGATTGGGTTTTGCAAATTGGATGCTTCTGATGTGGTGCGACATAAACTGGTTCGGGATATCATAAATGCGTACGATCAGAAGGACCAGTAA
- the nusB gene encoding transcription antitermination factor NusB, giving the protein MTKGNSHPRRQGRVAVLQALYAHEITGEDRTKVLKDALDRKQYDKKMQLFITSLFDATMDHKEWCEGQIENRLNNWEFGRVAILDRLLLMVAISEIYFIDDVPPKVSISEAIEMAKQYSTEDSSSFVNGVLDNVYKSMAKDAKDKIS; this is encoded by the coding sequence GTGACAAAGGGTAATTCACATCCGAGAAGGCAAGGGCGGGTTGCTGTTCTCCAAGCGCTTTATGCTCATGAAATAACCGGGGAAGATCGAACTAAAGTTTTAAAAGATGCTTTAGATAGAAAGCAATATGATAAAAAAATGCAACTTTTTATTACCAGCTTATTTGATGCTACTATGGATCATAAAGAGTGGTGTGAAGGGCAGATTGAAAATCGTCTCAATAATTGGGAATTTGGCCGGGTAGCTATTTTAGATCGGCTTCTCCTCATGGTGGCAATTAGTGAAATATATTTCATAGATGATGTGCCGCCGAAAGTATCCATCAGTGAAGCAATTGAAATGGCTAAACAATATAGTACTGAAGACAGTTCCAGTTTTGTAAATGGTGTATTGGATAATGTATATAAATCTATGGCTAAAGACGCCAAGGACAAAATTTCATGA
- a CDS encoding DUF2953 domain-containing protein codes for MLIFFIPYRLAVTGHVQWQERKKSGNATINFGGAHRGITISPFPTIKIGFGEFDHPIFSFSLPKKKESPVKKENSKKQKSKTKKKIPYFKIGESTMGEIHFDQFYLNGDIGLPNPMHTGIIYGWSQSLRNLIRSKKFDIEINPQFNNRFETDIRGQFRLRFTPGKVLWQAGKTYFKYKK; via the coding sequence TTGCTGATCTTCTTCATTCCATATCGCCTGGCGGTCACTGGCCATGTCCAATGGCAAGAGAGAAAAAAGTCCGGAAATGCAACCATCAATTTCGGCGGCGCACATCGCGGCATTACCATTTCTCCCTTTCCAACAATCAAAATTGGGTTTGGTGAATTTGACCATCCTATCTTTTCATTTTCACTCCCCAAGAAAAAAGAGTCGCCCGTGAAAAAGGAGAATAGTAAAAAACAAAAATCAAAGACTAAAAAGAAAATTCCATATTTTAAAATCGGCGAATCAACAATGGGTGAAATCCATTTTGACCAATTCTATCTTAATGGCGATATTGGTTTACCCAACCCCATGCATACGGGTATTATCTATGGCTGGAGCCAATCTCTGAGAAATTTAATACGCAGTAAAAAATTCGATATTGAGATTAATCCACAATTTAACAATCGCTTTGAAACAGATATTAGGGGCCAATTCAGACTGCGTTTTACCCCCGGTAAAGTTTTGTGGCAGGCGGGAAAAACTTATTTTAAATACAAGAAGTGA
- a CDS encoding acetyl-CoA C-acetyltransferase yields MSELRDVVIVSAIRTPVGAFQGALSSIAAHKLGAITIKAVLEETNVDPGSVDEVIMGNVLSAGQGQAPARQAALGAGLPDSVECLTINKMCGSGLKAVMLGTQAIQTGDAEIVIAGGMENMTQAPYLLPKGRDGHRLGHGQVIDSMIIDGLWDAYNDKHMGNCAELCASEKKYSREAQDEFAKTSYSRAQAAQENGSFSDEIVPVTVPQRKGDPLVVEKDEEPGRANFEKMVKLRPAFEKEGTITAANASKINDGAAAIMLMSGKTARALGLTPLATIVAQASAAHEPEWFTTAPMKAISKVLEKAGLTAQEIDLWEVNEAFAPVAMAPIDEFKLDREKVNVNGGAIAIGHPIGGSGARIFTTLIHAMRNRNVHTGLATLCIGGGEASALVITR; encoded by the coding sequence ATGTCTGAATTAAGAGACGTAGTAATTGTATCCGCTATACGAACGCCCGTAGGCGCATTCCAAGGTGCCCTGTCATCCATTGCCGCACATAAATTAGGCGCCATCACCATCAAAGCCGTTCTGGAAGAAACAAATGTTGATCCTGGTTCTGTCGATGAAGTGATTATGGGCAACGTTCTTTCCGCAGGACAAGGTCAAGCACCGGCACGTCAAGCCGCTCTTGGTGCCGGTCTCCCTGATTCAGTGGAATGCCTCACCATCAACAAAATGTGTGGTTCCGGGTTAAAGGCTGTTATGTTAGGTACCCAAGCCATTCAAACAGGGGATGCAGAAATTGTTATCGCTGGCGGTATGGAGAATATGACACAGGCGCCCTACTTGCTTCCGAAAGGTCGGGATGGCCATCGCTTGGGTCACGGTCAAGTAATTGATTCCATGATTATTGACGGACTATGGGATGCGTACAACGATAAACATATGGGTAATTGCGCAGAATTGTGCGCCAGTGAAAAAAAATACAGCCGGGAGGCGCAGGACGAATTTGCCAAAACTTCCTACTCCCGTGCTCAAGCCGCTCAAGAGAATGGATCTTTTTCTGATGAAATAGTTCCTGTTACAGTCCCCCAGCGCAAAGGGGATCCACTAGTGGTAGAAAAAGATGAAGAACCTGGGCGAGCCAATTTTGAAAAAATGGTAAAGCTCCGTCCTGCCTTTGAAAAAGAAGGTACCATCACTGCAGCCAATGCATCAAAGATCAATGATGGTGCAGCAGCGATTATGTTAATGTCCGGTAAAACAGCCCGAGCATTGGGGTTAACGCCTTTGGCAACAATTGTTGCCCAAGCTTCTGCTGCCCATGAACCGGAATGGTTTACCACGGCGCCTATGAAAGCCATCTCAAAAGTGTTAGAAAAAGCTGGGCTTACAGCACAAGAAATAGATTTGTGGGAGGTTAACGAAGCATTTGCTCCTGTAGCAATGGCGCCCATCGATGAATTTAAATTGGATCGTGAAAAGGTAAATGTAAATGGTGGCGCCATTGCGATTGGCCATCCCATTGGTGGAAGTGGCGCACGCATATTTACAACGTTGATCCATGCCATGAGAAACAGGAATGTCCACACCGGTTTGGCTACTCTTTGTATCGGTGGCGGTGAAGCATCTGCATTGGTCATTACGAGATAA
- a CDS encoding acyl-CoA dehydrogenase: MDFNLTEEQQLILKTAREFANDQLRPGVIDRDEKAEFPKEQIKMMGELGFMGMMIPEEYGGAGMDTISYCLAMEEIAKADASAAVVMSVNNSLVCQLLYKFGTEEQKQKYLTKLAGGEWLGAFSLSEPQSGSDASNIRTFAKRDGDHYIINGTKNWVTNGITSDVVLLMCLTEKGIGNKGISTFIVEKGIDGFSTGKKEDKLGIRGSDTCELYFEDCKVPVENRLGNEGGGFKIALGTLDGGRVGIATQALGIAVESLARSIEYANERKQFGKTIGSFGSIQTMLAQMAIHVDAARLLIYRAAKLKDEGKPFAKEAAMAKNFSSKVAMDASTQCVQIFGGYGYIRETGVERLMRDAKITQIYEGTSEIQELVIARELLAGR; encoded by the coding sequence ATGGATTTTAACTTAACTGAAGAACAGCAACTCATCCTGAAAACAGCAAGGGAATTTGCCAATGATCAATTGCGTCCCGGCGTGATTGATCGTGATGAAAAGGCGGAATTCCCCAAAGAGCAAATCAAAATGATGGGCGAGCTGGGTTTTATGGGTATGATGATACCAGAAGAATATGGCGGCGCAGGGATGGACACTATTTCGTATTGCCTTGCCATGGAGGAAATCGCCAAAGCAGATGCATCTGCAGCTGTGGTCATGTCTGTGAATAATTCTTTAGTTTGTCAGCTTTTGTATAAATTCGGGACAGAAGAACAGAAGCAAAAATATTTAACCAAACTTGCCGGCGGTGAATGGCTAGGCGCTTTTTCATTGTCGGAGCCACAATCCGGGTCCGATGCGAGCAATATTCGCACATTCGCAAAGCGTGATGGGGATCATTATATTATTAATGGCACCAAGAATTGGGTAACCAATGGTATCACTTCTGACGTTGTTTTACTCATGTGTCTGACAGAAAAAGGTATAGGGAACAAAGGCATTTCTACCTTTATTGTTGAAAAAGGAATTGACGGATTTTCTACTGGGAAAAAAGAAGACAAACTGGGCATACGCGGTTCTGATACTTGTGAGCTGTATTTTGAGGATTGTAAAGTTCCTGTAGAAAATCGATTAGGCAATGAAGGGGGCGGTTTTAAAATTGCTCTTGGTACTTTAGATGGCGGTCGGGTTGGGATTGCCACCCAAGCCTTAGGTATTGCGGTTGAATCATTGGCCCGTTCAATTGAATATGCCAATGAACGAAAGCAGTTCGGTAAAACGATTGGTAGTTTTGGTTCGATTCAAACCATGTTGGCGCAAATGGCCATCCATGTGGATGCGGCGCGATTATTGATCTATCGTGCAGCTAAATTAAAAGATGAAGGAAAGCCATTCGCAAAAGAAGCGGCAATGGCAAAAAACTTTTCCTCCAAAGTGGCTATGGATGCCTCAACCCAATGTGTGCAAATATTTGGTGGATATGGTTATATCCGTGAAACGGGTGTGGAACGATTGATGCGAGATGCAAAGATTACACAGATTTATGAAGGAACATCAGAAATACAAGAATTGGTTATTGCGCGGGAATTGCTGGCAGGAAGATAA
- a CDS encoding branched-chain amino acid aminotransferase — protein sequence MELKKQNIDWENLGFSVHPTRSMWQSTCKVDDEWKNGGLIPFGNIEISPAAGVLNYGQGIFEGMKAFHSAKDRIVLFRPEMNGRRIAVSAKRLCMPEIPLDYFINAVKQVVQDNIDFVPPYGKGGLYVRPVLWGTAPTLGVAPANEYTFMVYTAPVGSYFKGKIKPLNLIASESYHRAAPKGIGNVKAIGNYSASLQPVMEAKADGFDEVLYLRADNEKIVEEVGSANIFMRKGNELVTPKLAGSILPGITRNSIIKLAEDHLGLNVIEGDLLLEDIFTADEVFCTGTAVVVTPVGRVTYRGETHLIHDGNMGEAATELRKTLVGIQREEIDDPYSWVYPVSS from the coding sequence ATGGAATTAAAAAAACAAAATATTGATTGGGAGAACTTAGGGTTTAGTGTGCATCCCACCCGCAGTATGTGGCAATCTACATGTAAGGTTGATGATGAATGGAAAAATGGCGGTTTAATCCCCTTTGGAAATATTGAAATATCTCCAGCGGCCGGTGTATTGAATTATGGACAGGGGATTTTTGAGGGTATGAAAGCCTTTCATTCAGCCAAAGATCGGATTGTATTATTTCGCCCCGAAATGAATGGGCGACGGATTGCTGTATCTGCGAAACGTCTTTGCATGCCTGAAATTCCATTGGATTATTTTATTAATGCTGTAAAACAGGTTGTCCAGGATAATATTGATTTTGTTCCGCCCTATGGCAAAGGGGGCTTGTATGTCCGCCCTGTTCTTTGGGGAACCGCACCCACATTGGGTGTGGCTCCTGCCAATGAATATACTTTTATGGTATACACCGCGCCTGTGGGATCATATTTTAAAGGAAAAATTAAACCACTCAATTTGATTGCTTCAGAATCCTACCATCGAGCGGCACCAAAAGGTATCGGTAATGTAAAAGCCATCGGCAATTATTCCGCTTCGCTCCAACCAGTAATGGAAGCAAAAGCAGATGGATTTGATGAAGTTCTTTATCTCAGAGCAGATAATGAAAAGATTGTTGAAGAAGTGGGATCTGCAAATATCTTTATGCGTAAAGGGAATGAGTTGGTGACACCAAAACTGGCGGGATCAATCCTGCCGGGGATTACACGAAATTCAATCATAAAATTGGCTGAAGATCATTTGGGGTTAAATGTGATTGAAGGCGATCTCTTGCTGGAAGATATATTTACCGCTGATGAAGTATTTTGCACCGGTACGGCTGTAGTGGTAACGCCTGTTGGTCGGGTGACTTACCGTGGAGAAACGCATTTGATCCATGATGGGAATATGGGTGAAGCGGCCACAGAATTAAGAAAAACTTTAGTGGGTATCCAGCGAGAAGAAATAGATGATCCCTACAGTTGGGTGTACCCGGTCTCGTCCTAA
- a CDS encoding Glu/Leu/Phe/Val dehydrogenase has product MKSVFEAMNAKDHEQVVVCNDPDTGLKAIIAIHDTTIGPALGGCRMWNYESEDEALTDVLRLSRGMSYKAAIASLNLGGGKAVIIGDAKKQKTEILFRSFGRFVEGLNGRYITAEDVGTSVNDMEWVRMETQYVTGISRALGGSGDPSPVTAFGAFAGLKAAVKKQLGRDEVSGLKVSVQGVGHVGYHLVKHLCEEGAKVYVTDIFDESIKRVVDEFSVEAVGPDDIYDLDVDIYAPCALGATLNDETIPNLKCSIVAGAANNQLKVESEHGQMLKDRGILYAPDYAVNAGGLINVANEIEGYNRERAFSQAESIYDILLTIFKLAEDNNIPTYKAANMVAEKRMEDISKLKNFYLPKKNFMGKRDKG; this is encoded by the coding sequence ATGAAGTCTGTATTTGAAGCTATGAATGCGAAAGATCACGAACAGGTTGTTGTTTGCAACGATCCTGATACCGGTTTAAAAGCCATCATCGCCATCCATGATACAACAATCGGCCCCGCATTGGGTGGTTGCAGGATGTGGAATTACGAAAGTGAAGATGAAGCATTGACAGATGTGTTGCGACTCTCCCGAGGGATGAGCTATAAAGCAGCCATTGCCAGCTTGAATTTAGGCGGTGGTAAGGCGGTCATCATCGGCGATGCCAAAAAACAAAAAACAGAAATTTTATTTCGTTCTTTCGGACGTTTTGTTGAAGGACTCAACGGTCGGTATATCACCGCAGAAGATGTGGGTACATCCGTGAATGATATGGAGTGGGTGAGAATGGAAACCCAGTATGTGACCGGTATTTCTCGTGCCTTGGGTGGTAGTGGTGATCCATCTCCTGTCACGGCTTTTGGTGCATTTGCGGGATTAAAAGCAGCCGTTAAAAAACAGTTAGGCAGAGATGAAGTTTCAGGACTTAAAGTGTCTGTACAAGGTGTGGGGCACGTAGGATATCATTTGGTGAAACATCTTTGTGAAGAAGGTGCAAAAGTATATGTAACTGATATTTTTGATGAAAGTATTAAAAGGGTGGTTGATGAATTTAGCGTTGAAGCTGTTGGCCCCGATGATATTTACGATTTGGATGTGGATATCTATGCTCCTTGTGCATTAGGTGCCACGTTGAATGATGAAACTATTCCAAATCTAAAATGCAGCATTGTGGCTGGCGCTGCCAACAATCAACTAAAGGTTGAATCAGAACATGGACAAATGCTCAAAGATCGGGGGATCCTTTATGCGCCTGATTATGCCGTGAATGCTGGTGGACTGATAAATGTTGCTAATGAAATTGAAGGTTATAATCGGGAAAGGGCTTTTAGTCAGGCCGAATCCATCTACGATATCCTGCTCACCATTTTTAAATTGGCGGAAGACAACAATATTCCAACATATAAAGCGGCCAATATGGTGGCAGAAAAACGAATGGAAGATATTTCTAAATTGAAAAATTTCTATTTACCGAAAAAGAATTTCATGGGGAAACGTGACAAAGGGTAA